A stretch of Malus sylvestris chromosome 11, drMalSylv7.2, whole genome shotgun sequence DNA encodes these proteins:
- the LOC126590433 gene encoding uncharacterized protein LOC126590433 yields MTVSAAEARDSFITYPTLKALLLTTERRMMDQNPFMADDPLVSAFVAARGRGGGRFRGTGRGASPSNRGPSSNKRGYNPRNNNNQRNQPANGEKPPCSAERIICQICRKLGHPTLDCYQMMNAAYEGRIPAKRLTTMSSPPITLNKQPNGTWLLGTGANAHITLDIQNLVNPKKYNGNDTIGGLAFAFECVVFPNYF; encoded by the exons ATGACGGTAAGTGCTGCTGAAGCTCGGGATTCCTTTATTACCTATCCTACTCTTAAGGCACTTCTGTTGACCACTGAGCGCAGAATGATGGATCAAAATCCTTTTATGGCTGACGATCCACTTGTTAGTGCTTTTGTTGCTGCGCGTGGCCGTGGTGGGGGACGCTTCCGTGGAACTGGGAGAGGTGCATCACCCTCTAATCGTGGACCTTCTTCTAATAAAAGAGGATACAATCCtcgcaacaacaacaaccaacgCAACCAGCCAGCTAATGGTGAGAAACCTCCTTGTTCTGCTGAACGTATCATTTGCCAAATCTGTAGGAAACTAGGTCATCCAACTCTCGATTGCTACCAAATGATGAATGCTGCTTATGAAGGTCGCATTCCTGCCAAGAGACTCACAACAATGTCCTCACCGCCTATCACCTTGAACAAACAACCGAATGGTACTTGGTTGCTGGGCACTGGTGCTAATGCTCATATCACTCTTGACATTCAAAATTTGGTGAATCCTAAAAAGTACAATGGTAATGATACTATTGGAGGTCTAG CTTTTGCATTCGAATGTGTGGTCTTCCCCAATTATTTCTAA
- the LOC126588190 gene encoding putative pentatricopeptide repeat-containing protein At3g15200 — protein sequence MPFKFRPLRTFSRENNIQRNFNLKFQTQPRNHHCHYPISHKALSYLSKFHKCRSPTNAKPEIFTKNSQFYFLGRSRTFVHYVADAEENARFGEDPDDQTAVLIQNILKFRRDKPAEEIEWALDRCGFVLTDCLVLDVLRRHRSDWKPAYAFFNWVCKGGGGSGYMSGSDCYNEILDILGKMRAFDEVYQMLDEMRMREGLINEGTYEILLNRYAAAHRVEEAIDVFYKRKEFGLELDLVAFQKLMMWLCRYKHVEAAETLFNVKGKEFGKYIKTWNIILNGWCVRANVCEAKRFWKDIIASNCKPDQFTYGTFINALTKKGKLGTALKLFQAMWDQGCNPDVVTCNCIIDALCFKKRIPHALEVFKEMNVRGCCPNAATYNSLIKHLCKIRRMEKVCELLEEMEQRKGSCLPNEVTFNYLLKSSKKPEEIPGLLERMQRNQCKMTGDTYNLLLKLYMEWDCQERVRYTWDEMEKNGLGPDRRSYTIIIHGFHDKRRIKETLRYFREMTSKGMIPEPRTEILMDSMNVQSKKEGGQVEKQAEENDSLTWPLSTEI from the coding sequence ATGCCTTTCAAATTCCGACCGTTGAGAACCTTTTCCCGGGAAAACAACATCCAACGgaatttcaatttaaaattccAAACCCAACCCAGAAACCATCACTGCCACTATCCGATTTCACACAAAGCCCTCTCTTACCTTTCCAAATTTCACAAGTGCCGGAGCCCAACGAACGCAAAGCCAGAAATTTTCACCAAGAATTCCCAATTTTACTTTCTGGGTAGGAGTAGGACTTTCGTCCACTATGTTGCAGATGCTGAAGAAAATGCGCGGTTTGGGGAAGACCCGGATGATCAAACGGCTGTATTAATTCAAAACATCCTCAAGTTTCGAAGGGACAAGCCGGCCGAGGAGATTGAGTGGGCGCTCGACCGATGTGGGTTTGTGCTGACAGATTGTTTGGTTTTGGATGTGCTGCGGAGGCATCGGTCTGATTGGAAACCGGCGTATGCGTTCTTCAATTGGGTATGTAAAGGTGGAGGAGGAAGTGGGTATATGTCCGGGTCGGATTGTTACAATGAGATTCTTGACATTCTTGGCAAAATGCGGGCTTTTGATGAAGTCTACCAAATGCTCGACGAAATGCGCATGAGAGAGGGACTTATCAATGAAGGAACGTATGAGATTTTGCTCAATAGGTATGCGGCTGCACATAGGGTGGAGGAAGCAATTGATGTGTTTTATAAGAGAAAAGAGTTCGGTCTCGAGCTTGATTTGGTTGCTTTTCAGAAGCTTATGATGTGGTTATGCCGGTATAAGCATGTAGAAGCTGCAGAAACTTTGTTTAACGTGAAGGGGAAAGAGTTTGGGAAGTATATAAAGACGTGGAATATCATTCTTAATGGATGGTGTGTACGAGCAAATGTATGCGAGGCAAAAAGGTTTTGGAAAGATATAATCGCGTCTAATTGCAAGCCTGATCAGTTTACGTATGGGACTTTTATAAATGCACTGACCAAGAAGGGAAAGTTGGGTACGGCACTCAAGTTATTTCAAGCAATGTGGGATCAGGGTTGCAACCCAGACGTGGTGACATGCAATTGCATAATCGATGCCCTTTGTTTCAAGAAGAGGATTCCTCATGCTTTGGAAGTATTTAAGGAAATGAATGTCCGAGGATGTTGCCCAAATGCAGCAACATACAACTCACTTATTAAGCACCTATGCAAAATACGGCGTATGGAGAAGGTTTGTGAGCTTTTGGAAGAAATGGAACAGAGGAAGGGTAGTTGTCTGCCCAACGAAGTAACTTTCAATTACTTGCTTAAGTCGTCGAAGAAACCAGAGGAAATTCCTGGCCTGCTGGAGAGGATGCAGAGAAATCAGTGCAAGATGACTGGTGACACATACAATTTGCTGTTGAAGTTGTATATGGAGTGGGATTGTCAGGAAAGAGTGAGATATACATGGGATGAGATGGAGAAAAATGGGTTGGGACCTGACCGACGATCTTATACCATTATCATTCATGGGTTCCATGATAAGAGAAGGATCAAGGAAACTTTGCGCTATTTCCGTGAGATGACTTCAAAGGGGATGATACCAGAGCCAAGGACCGAAATATTGATGGATTCTATGAATGTCCAGTCAAAAAAGGAGGGTGGACAAGTGGAAAAGCAAGCGGAGGAAAATGACAGTTTGACATGGCCTTTGAGTACAGAAATTTGA
- the LOC126590614 gene encoding 30S ribosomal protein S20, chloroplastic-like, with product MSAAIHCLSPCLSLPSRFSKLSLNGPSTSSATTHSTTSLSFSATLSPNFFSKGYLAVSPLQRPVRHSIVCEVTTKKPDSAVKRARQAEKRRIYNKSRKSEIKTRMKKVLEALDGLKKKPDAAPEEVLSIEKLIGEAYSIIDKAVKVGTLHRNTGARRKSRLARRKKAVEIHHGWYTPTTEAASA from the exons ATGTCAGCTGCAATTCATTGCCTATCTCCATGCCTATCCCTCCCCTCCAGATTCAGCAAGCTTTCACTCAATGGCCCTTCTACTTCCTCTGCCACTACTCATTCCACAACTTCCCTCAGTTTCTCAGCTACCCTTTCTCCCAATTTCTTCTCCAAAG GGTATCTGGCTGTGAGTCCACTTCAGAGGCCGGTTCGGCATTCCATTGTTTGTGAGGTCACCACGAAGAAGCCCGACTCTGCTGTGAAGAGAGCTCGACAGGCCGAAAAGAGGAGGATTTACAACAAATCCCGCAAATCCGAAATCAAAACCCGGATGAAGAAG GTTTTGGAAGCTCTGGATGGGCTGAAGAAGAAGCCAGATGCTGCACCCGAAGAGGTCCTTTCTATTGAGAAGCTCATTGGAGAGGCATACTCCATCATTGACAAAGCAGTTAAGGTGGGAACTCTGCACAGGAATACTGGAGCACGAAGAAAGTCTCGACTGGCTAGAAGAAAGAAAGCTGTTGAAATCCACCACGGCTGGTACACCCCAACTACAGAGGCTGCTAGTGCCTGA
- the LOC126590434 gene encoding uncharacterized protein LOC126590434, protein MEEYSVDDPTQLLEAASDFASYPGFQNDASAKEFLDRFPLPVIDIVFPANNKEATHLGALADQCSSVGRVRVLALIVKLFSISTNVASVVQKSNLLGLFEAEINNPNDTLSTLSILELLYELTEIEHGREFLSASTLLQLLSSIISNKSMESILRTRAMMISGRILSKENYILADELNLKTVLSAIDRILSSSETQEIDECESALEALGQIGSSTQGAQRLLSSSPPVARHVIYAAFDRHGRGKQLAALHALGNISGETRSANSMILTSDAEESLRRLIYETASKSSKLTPSGLFLSVLKQDLEIRLAGYRMLSGLVARPWCLMEICSKQEIINIVTDPITETTKLAMEARYNCCKAIHTAFNMSSKLAGDQSLSGIAAKLHDAVKMGPYLARKHLEAQPVVVTEDRF, encoded by the exons ATGGAGGAGTACTCGGTGGACGACCCAACTCAGCTACTCGAAGCTGCTTCCGATTTCGCAAGCTACCCCG GTTTTCAAAACGACGCATCAGCTAAGGAATTTCTCGATCGCTTCCCTCTTCCCGTCATT GATATTGTTTTCCCAGCTAATAATAAAGAGGCTACACATCTTGGAGCTCTAGCAGACCAATGCTCTTCAGTG GGACGGGTCCGAGTTCTGGCTTTGATAGTGAAGCTATTCTCTATCTCCACCAATGTGGCATCAGTAGTTCAAAAGTCAAATCTACTTGGACTTTTTGAGGCAGAAATCAACAACCCAAATGATACCCTTTCAACCttgagcattttggagcttttgtaTGAG TTGACAGAGATCGAGCATGGTAGAGAGTTTTTGTCTGCAAGCACCCTTCTGCAACTGCTTAGTTCTATAATCAG CAACAAATCAATGGAGTCGattttaagaacaagggcaatGATGATTAGTGGAAGAATTCTGTCCAAGGAGAATTACATACTTGCAGATGAATTGA ACTTAAAAACTGTATTATCAGCCATAGACAGGATACTTAGTTCATCCGAAACTCAAGAAATAGATGAATGTGAATCTGCACTTGAAGCACTCGGTCAAATAGGGTCAT CAACTCAAGGAGCTCAGCGTTTATTGTCGAGTTCACCACCAGTTGCAAGACATGTTATCTATGCAGCCTTTGATAGACATGGACGTGGTAAACAACTG GCTGCCTTACATGCCCTTGGAAACATTTCTGGGGAAACTCGATCTGCAAACAGCATGATACTGACTAGTGATGCAGAAGAAAGCCTTCGACGCTTGATTTATGAAACAGCATCTAAGAGTTCAAAGCTGACACCATCT GGTCTTTTCCTATCAGTTCTCAAACAGGATTTGGAAATTCGTTTGGCG GGATATAGAATGCTGTCTGGATTGGTGGCTCGCCCATGGTGCCTGATGGAGATTTGCTCAAAGCAAGAGATAATAAATATAGTGACTGATCCAATTACTGAAACCACTAAACTAG CTATGGAAGCCAGATATAATTGCTGCAAGGCAATCCACACCGCTTTTAACATGTCAAGTAAACTTGCCGGCGACCAATCTCTTTCTGGGATAGCGGCAAAG TTGCACGACGCTGTTAAAATGGGTCCGTACCTTGCTAGGAAGCACCTTGAAGCTCAGCCGGTGGTGGTGACGGAGGACCGATTCTAG